A stretch of the Notamacropus eugenii isolate mMacEug1 chromosome 2, mMacEug1.pri_v2, whole genome shotgun sequence genome encodes the following:
- the RPRD2 gene encoding regulation of nuclear pre-mRNA domain-containing protein 2 isoform X1 — protein MAAGGGGGGGGSKASSSAGALESSLDRKFQSVTNTMESIQGLSSWCIENKKHHSTIVYHWMKWLRRSAFPHRLNLFYLANDVIQNCKRKNAIIFRESFAEVLPEAASLVKDPSVSKSVERIFKIWEERNVYPEETIVVLKEALSTTFKTQKQLKENLNKQPNKLWKKSQTSTNPKAALKSKIVAEFRSQALIDELLLYKRSEDQIELKEKQLATMRVDVCSTETLKCLKDKTGGKKFSKEFEEASSKLEEFVNGLDKQVKNGPSLTEALENAGIFYEAQYKEVKVVANAYKTFANRVNNLKKKLDQLKSTLPDPEESPVPSPSMDAPSPTGSESPFQGMGGEESQSPAVESEKSATPEPATDNRDVEDMELSDVEDDTSKIIVEDRKEKPVEKPTIPTSAPTKLTESVPKAAPCTTASVAVTSTPPPPKPMSSSVLPPSPALALPNLANVDLAKISSILSSLTSVMKNTGVSPASRPSPGTPTSPTHLPGNLKAPVPATTTSHNPLANILSKVEITPESILSALSKTQTQAAPALQGLSSLLQSVTGNPVASSEAMCQSTSSSPANTSVSSVKGRSLPSNTQSFMPKSFSYSPNSSTSEVSSTSASKVPVGHNPGLPTSSFKPPSNSLGFSASHSANPAIPSTEPAMGQSSEISKPKLESEPTSPSLEMKIHNFLKGNPGFSGLNLNIPILSSLGASIPAESHPSDFQRGPTSTSMDNIDGTPVRDERSGTPTQDEMMDKPTSSNVDTMSLLSKIISPGSSTPSSTRSPPPGRDDSYSQELSNSVSSYRPFGLGSESPYKQTSDGMERPSSLMDSPQEKFYPDTSFQEDEDYRDFEYSGPPPSAMMNLEKKPAKSILKASKLSDTDYQPILSSYSHRTQEFGVKSAFPPAMRALLDPSESCDHLSSSPGLYGAYNLRGNESGSDRSPSPSKNDSFFSPDSNHSSLSQSATAHLGLPQKQYPDSPHSIPHRSLFSPQSTLATPTGRAPTSGVEKVLASSISTTSTIEFKNMLKNASRKPSDDKHFGQAPSKGSTSDGVSLASLVQPSLSSSDQQQQQQPEEHYRIETRVSSSCLDLPDSTEEKGAPIETLGYHNASNRRMSGEPIQTVESIRVLGKGTRGHGREPSRVGWFELSPSGSSFDNGPSSASELPLGGGSGGGLSGFKTAAYKERAPSFQENVSFRSSNFNSTFEHHLPPPPLEHGAPFQREPMGPSSAPPVPSKEHGGLFSRDTPSHLASVDLSNPFSKEAALAHGAPPPPPGDHGGVPFSTPPPPPPPGEHSSSGGSGVPFSNPPPPPPPVDHSGVVSFQAPPLAEHSGVPGPVAVFSKEHSSLLQGNLAEHFGVLPGPRDPTQRDLNGPGLSRVREGLSLPTHSREHLGPTHGGGGGGSSSSGPALGPPHRDTISRSGMILRNPRPDFRPRESFLNRDPFHSLKRPRPPFTRGPPFFAPKRPFFPPRLFSRSEDRAKSWGPGSVTQAKDSKHPLPAPQEAVTSVAAQNK, from the exons GGATCCATCCGTCTCTAAGTCTGTAGAACGGATTTTTAAAATCTGGGAAGAGAGAAATGTATACCCTGAAGAAACTATTGTGGTACTAAAAGAAGCTTTGA GTACCACTTTCAAAACTCAGAAGCAGCTGAAAGAAAATCTGAACAAACAACCGAATAAGCTGTGGAAGAAATCACAAA CCTCCACCAACCCTAAAGCTGCTCTCAAGTCTAAGATAGTCGCCGAATTTCGG TCCCAGGCTCTCATTGATGAACTGCTGCTATACAAGCGTTCTGAGGACCAGATTGAACTGAAGGAGAAGCAGCTGGCCACTATGCGAGTAGATGTGTGCAGTACAGAGACCCTCAAGTGCTTAAAAG ATAAAACTGGTGGGAAAAAGTTTTCCAAAGAATTTGAAGAGGCAAGCTCCAAGCTGGAAGAATTTGTGAATGGCTTAGACAAGCAGGTGAAGAATGGGCCCTCACTGACAGAGGCACTGGAGAATGCTGGAATTTTCTATGAAGCTCAGTACAAGGAAGTCAAAGTGGTGGCCAAT GCATATAAAACCTTTGCTAACAGAGTGAACAATTTAAAGAAGAAACTGGATCAGCTTAAGTCAACCCTGCCTGATCCTGAAGAATCTCCAGTCCCTTCACCAAGCATGGATGCTCCCTCACCGACTGGTTCTGAGTCCCCTTTCCAAGGAATGGGAGGAGAGGAATCCCAGTCACCAGCTGTGGAGAGTGAGAAGTCAGCCACACCAGAGCCTGCTACAGATAACCGAGATGTGGAAGATATGGAACTCTCAGATGTGGAGGATGATACATCAAAAATCATTG tgGAGGACAGGAAGGAAAAACCTGTTGAGAAGCCAACTATACCCACGTCTGCACCCACTAAACTAACAGAAAGTGTCCCAAAGGCAGCACCATGCACCACAGCTTCTGTGGCTGTGACATCAACTCCACCACCACCAAAACCCATGAGCTCATCCGTTCTGCCCCCTTCCCCTGCCCTGGCTTTGCCGAATCTAGCCAATGTGGATCTGGCAAAGATCAGTTCCATCCTTAGCAGTCTGACATCCGTCATGAAGAATACAG GGGTCAGTCCTGCATCAAGACCATCTCCAGGCACTCCTACCAGTCCCACACACCTCCCAGGCAACCTGAAAGCACCTGTTCCTGCTACGACAACATCTCACAATCCTCTGGCCAACATCCTCTCAAAGGTGGAAATCACCCCAGAGAGCATTCTCTCTGCCCTTTCCAAAACCCAGACACAAGCAGCCCCTGCACTGCAAG gccTGTCATCCTTACTTCAGAGTGTTACTGGGAACCCAGTTGCTTCAAGTGAAGCCATGTGCCAGAGCACTTCATCTTCCCCCGCCAACACCAGCGTCTCCAGCGTGAAAGGGAGGAGTCTGCCCTCTAACACACAATCCTTTATGCCCAAAAGCTTTAGCTATTCTCCTAACTCTTCAACTTCTGAGGTTTCTTCAACTTCAGCTAGCAAGGTCCCTGTAGGACACAACCCAGGGCTCCCAACCTCAAGTTTTAAGCCACCATCCAACTCACTGGGATTTTCTGCTTCCCACAGTGCAAATCCTGCTATTCCATCCACCGAACCTGCTATGGGACAGTCCTCTGAGATCTCTAAGCCAAAGCTAGAGTCAGAGCCCACCTCCCCAAGCCTAGAGATGAAGATCCATAACTTTTTGAAAGGTAACCCTGGCTTCAGTGGGTTAAACCTGAATATCCCAATTCTCAGCAGTTTGGGGGCCAGTATTCCAGCCGAGAGTCATCCATCTGACTTTCAGCGAGGCCCAACAAGCACTTCCATGGACAACATTGATGGAACTCCTGTCCGGGATGAACGGAGTGGGACTCCTACCCAGGATGAGATGATGGACAAACCCACGTCCAGTAATGTGGATACTATGTCCTTGCTGTCTAAAATTATTAGTCCTGGCTCTTCCACACCCAGCAGTACAAGGTCACCACCCCCAGGGAGGGATGATAGCTATTCCCAAGAGCTATCTAACTCTGTATCTTCCTATCGGCCTTTTGGACTAGGCAGTGAATCCCCCTACAAGCAAACTTCTGATGGAATGGAGAGGCCATCCTCCCTCATGGATTCACCACAGGAAAAGTTCTACCCAGATACCTCTTTCCAGGAGGATGAGGATTACAGAGATTTTGAATACTCAGGACCCCCTCCATCAGCCATGATGAATCTAGAGAAGAAGCCAGCTAAATCTATCCTAAAAGCAAGCAAGCTTTCTGACACAGACTACCAACCCATCCTATCCAGCTATAGCCATAGGACACAGGAATTTGGTGTGAAGTCTGCCTTCCCTCCAGCAATGAGGGCTCTACTGGACCCGAGTGAGAGTTGTGaccatctctcctcttctcctggcctgtatGGTGCCTATAACCTAAGAGGGAATGAGTCTGGGTCAGACCGATCACCATCCCCGAGTAAGAAtgattcctttttctctcctgactccaaccaCAGTAGCCTTTCTCAGTCTGCCACTGCACATCTCGGCTTACCCCAGAAACAGTACCCAGACTCTCCTCACTCAATCCCACACCgctcccttttctctccacaGAGCACCCTTGCCACTCCCACAGGCCGGGCACCCACTTCAGGCGTGGAAAAGGTCTTGGCCTCCTCCATTTCTACCACTTCGACAATTGAGTTTAAGAATATGCTCAAAAATGCCTCACGAAAGCCCTCCGATGATAAGCATTTTGGCCAGGCCCCCAGCAAGGGTAGCACAAGTGATGGGGTCAGCCTCGCCAGCCTCGTCCAGCCCAGCTTGAGTTCCAGtgatcagcagcagcagcagcagccagagGAGCACTACCGCATAGAAACACGAGTCTCCTCTTCCTGCTTAGATTTACCTGATAGTACTGAGGAGAAAGGGGCCCCCATAGAAACCTTGGGTTACCATAATGCTTCCAACAGGAGGATGTCAGGGGAGCCCATCCAGACAGTAGAGTCCATCCGGGTGCTGGGGAAAGGGACTAGAGGACATGGGCGTGAGCCTTCCAGGGTGGGTTGGTTTGAGCTGAGCCCCTCAGGCAGCTCCTTCGACAATGGCCCCTCGAGTGCCTCAGAGCTGCCCCTcgggggtgggagtggagggggGCTTTCTGGCTTCAAAACAGCGGCCTACAAGGAGCGGGCACCCTCATTTCAGGAAAATGTCAGCTTTCGTTCCAGCAACTTCAACTCTACTTTTGAAcaccatctcccccctccccccttggaGCATGGGGCACCTTTCCAGAGAGAGCCTATGGGGCCGTCATCTGCCCCACCTGTTCCTTCTAAGGAGCATGGAGGGCTCTTCTCTCGGGATACTCCCAGCCACCTGGCTTCTGTGGATCTTTCGAACCCCTTCTCAAAGGAAGCAGCCCTAGCCCATGgtgccccaccccctcctcctgggGATCATGGTGGGGTTCCCTTCTCCACTCCACCTCCTCCGCCACCCCCTGGGGAGcacagcagcagtggtggcagtggCGTCCCTTTTTCtaaccctccccctcctcctccccctgttGACCACTCAGGAGTGGTCTCCTTCCAAGCCCCACCTTTGGCAGAGCACAGTGGAGTGCCGGGGCCTGTCGCAGTGTTCTCCAAGGAGCATAGCTCCCTCCTCCAAGGGAATCTGGCTGAGCATTTTGGAGTGCTCCCAGGACCCCGGGACCCCACACAGAGGGACCTCAATGGCCCTGGCCTCAGCCGTGTTCGTGAGGGCCTAAGCCTGCCCACACATTCTCGGGAGCACCTAGGCCCAACCCACGGAGGAGGTGGggggggcagcagcagcagtggcccTGCCTTGGGTCCCCCACACAGAGACACCATCAGCCGGAGTGGAATGATCTTACGGAACCCCCGGCCAGACTTTCGGCCTAGGGAATCTTTTCTCAACAGAGACCCATTTCACAGCTTAAAGAGGCCCAGGCCACCTTTTACTAGGGGCCCTCCGTTCTTTGCACCAAAACGCCCATTCTTCCCTCCCAG GCTGTTCAGCAGGTCAGAAGACAGAGCCAAGAGCTGGGGTCCTGGATCTGTGACTCAGGCCAAAGACTCCAAGCACCCCCTCCCTGCTCCTCAGGAAGCTGTGACCTCCGTGGCAGCCCAGAACAAATAA
- the RPRD2 gene encoding regulation of nuclear pre-mRNA domain-containing protein 2 isoform X3, which translates to MAAGGGGGGGGSKASSSAGALESSLDRKFQSVTNTMESIQGLSSWCIENKKHHSTIVYHWMKWLRRSAFPHRLNLFYLANDVIQNCKRKNAIIFRESFAEVLPEAASLVKDPSVSKSVERIFKIWEERNVYPEETIVVLKEALSTTFKTQKQLKENLNKQPNKLWKKSQTSTNPKAALKSKIVAEFRSQALIDELLLYKRSEDQIELKEKQLATMRVDVCSTETLKCLKDKTGGKKFSKEFEEASSKLEEFVNGLDKQVKNGPSLTEALENAGIFYEAQYKEVKVVANAYKTFANRVNNLKKKLDQLKSTLPDPEESPVPSPSMDAPSPTGSESPFQGMGGEESQSPAVESEKSATPEPATDNRDVEDMELSDVEDDTSKIIVEDRKEKPVEKPTIPTSAPTKLTESVPKAAPCTTASVAVTSTPPPPKPMSSSVLPPSPALALPNLANVDLAKISSILSSLTSVMKNTGVSPASRPSPGTPTSPTHLPGNLKAPVPATTTSHNPLANILSKVEITPESILSALSKTQTQAAPALQGLSSLLQSVTGNPVASSEAMCQSTSSSPANTSVSSVKGRSLPSNTQSFMPKSFSYSPNSSTSEVSSTSASKVPVGHNPGLPTSSFKPPSNSLGFSASHSANPAIPSTEPAMGQSSEISKPKLESEPTSPSLEMKIHNFLKGNPGFSGLNLNIPILSSLGASIPAESHPSDFQRGPTSTSMDNIDGTPVRDERSGTPTQDEMMDKPTSSNVDTMSLLSKIISPGSSTPSSTRSPPPGRDDSYSQELSNSVSSYRPFGLGSESPYKQTSDGMERPSSLMDSPQEKFYPDTSFQEDEDYRDFEYSGPPPSAMMNLEKKPAKSILKASKLSDTDYQPILSSYSHRTQEFGVKSAFPPAMRALLDPSESCDHLSSSPGLYGAYNLRGNESGSDRSPSPSKNDSFFSPDSNHSSLSQSATAHLGLPQKQYPDSPHSIPHRSLFSPQSTLATPTGRAPTSGVEKVLASSISTTSTIEFKNMLKNASRKPSDDKHFGQAPSKGSTSDGVSLASLVQPSLSSSDQQQQQQPEEHYRIETRVSSSCLDLPDSTEEKGAPIETLGYHNASNRRMSGEPIQTVESIRVLGKGTRGHGREPSRVGWFELSPSGSSFDNGPSSASELPLGGGSGGGLSGFKTAAYKERAPSFQENVSFRSSNFNSTFEHHLPPPPLEHGAPFQREPMGPSSAPPVPSKEHGGLFSRDTPSHLASVDLSNPFSKEAALAHGAPPPPPGDHGGVPFSTPPPPPPPGEHSSSGGSGVPFSNPPPPPPPVDHSGVVSFQAPPLAEHSGVPGPVAVFSKEHSSLLQGNLAEHFGVLPGPRDPTQRDLNGPGLSRVREGLSLPTHSREHLGPTHGGGGGGSSSSGPALGPPHRDTISRSGMILRNPRPDFRPRESFLNRDPFHSLKRPRPPFTRGPPFFAPKRPFFPPRY; encoded by the exons GGATCCATCCGTCTCTAAGTCTGTAGAACGGATTTTTAAAATCTGGGAAGAGAGAAATGTATACCCTGAAGAAACTATTGTGGTACTAAAAGAAGCTTTGA GTACCACTTTCAAAACTCAGAAGCAGCTGAAAGAAAATCTGAACAAACAACCGAATAAGCTGTGGAAGAAATCACAAA CCTCCACCAACCCTAAAGCTGCTCTCAAGTCTAAGATAGTCGCCGAATTTCGG TCCCAGGCTCTCATTGATGAACTGCTGCTATACAAGCGTTCTGAGGACCAGATTGAACTGAAGGAGAAGCAGCTGGCCACTATGCGAGTAGATGTGTGCAGTACAGAGACCCTCAAGTGCTTAAAAG ATAAAACTGGTGGGAAAAAGTTTTCCAAAGAATTTGAAGAGGCAAGCTCCAAGCTGGAAGAATTTGTGAATGGCTTAGACAAGCAGGTGAAGAATGGGCCCTCACTGACAGAGGCACTGGAGAATGCTGGAATTTTCTATGAAGCTCAGTACAAGGAAGTCAAAGTGGTGGCCAAT GCATATAAAACCTTTGCTAACAGAGTGAACAATTTAAAGAAGAAACTGGATCAGCTTAAGTCAACCCTGCCTGATCCTGAAGAATCTCCAGTCCCTTCACCAAGCATGGATGCTCCCTCACCGACTGGTTCTGAGTCCCCTTTCCAAGGAATGGGAGGAGAGGAATCCCAGTCACCAGCTGTGGAGAGTGAGAAGTCAGCCACACCAGAGCCTGCTACAGATAACCGAGATGTGGAAGATATGGAACTCTCAGATGTGGAGGATGATACATCAAAAATCATTG tgGAGGACAGGAAGGAAAAACCTGTTGAGAAGCCAACTATACCCACGTCTGCACCCACTAAACTAACAGAAAGTGTCCCAAAGGCAGCACCATGCACCACAGCTTCTGTGGCTGTGACATCAACTCCACCACCACCAAAACCCATGAGCTCATCCGTTCTGCCCCCTTCCCCTGCCCTGGCTTTGCCGAATCTAGCCAATGTGGATCTGGCAAAGATCAGTTCCATCCTTAGCAGTCTGACATCCGTCATGAAGAATACAG GGGTCAGTCCTGCATCAAGACCATCTCCAGGCACTCCTACCAGTCCCACACACCTCCCAGGCAACCTGAAAGCACCTGTTCCTGCTACGACAACATCTCACAATCCTCTGGCCAACATCCTCTCAAAGGTGGAAATCACCCCAGAGAGCATTCTCTCTGCCCTTTCCAAAACCCAGACACAAGCAGCCCCTGCACTGCAAG gccTGTCATCCTTACTTCAGAGTGTTACTGGGAACCCAGTTGCTTCAAGTGAAGCCATGTGCCAGAGCACTTCATCTTCCCCCGCCAACACCAGCGTCTCCAGCGTGAAAGGGAGGAGTCTGCCCTCTAACACACAATCCTTTATGCCCAAAAGCTTTAGCTATTCTCCTAACTCTTCAACTTCTGAGGTTTCTTCAACTTCAGCTAGCAAGGTCCCTGTAGGACACAACCCAGGGCTCCCAACCTCAAGTTTTAAGCCACCATCCAACTCACTGGGATTTTCTGCTTCCCACAGTGCAAATCCTGCTATTCCATCCACCGAACCTGCTATGGGACAGTCCTCTGAGATCTCTAAGCCAAAGCTAGAGTCAGAGCCCACCTCCCCAAGCCTAGAGATGAAGATCCATAACTTTTTGAAAGGTAACCCTGGCTTCAGTGGGTTAAACCTGAATATCCCAATTCTCAGCAGTTTGGGGGCCAGTATTCCAGCCGAGAGTCATCCATCTGACTTTCAGCGAGGCCCAACAAGCACTTCCATGGACAACATTGATGGAACTCCTGTCCGGGATGAACGGAGTGGGACTCCTACCCAGGATGAGATGATGGACAAACCCACGTCCAGTAATGTGGATACTATGTCCTTGCTGTCTAAAATTATTAGTCCTGGCTCTTCCACACCCAGCAGTACAAGGTCACCACCCCCAGGGAGGGATGATAGCTATTCCCAAGAGCTATCTAACTCTGTATCTTCCTATCGGCCTTTTGGACTAGGCAGTGAATCCCCCTACAAGCAAACTTCTGATGGAATGGAGAGGCCATCCTCCCTCATGGATTCACCACAGGAAAAGTTCTACCCAGATACCTCTTTCCAGGAGGATGAGGATTACAGAGATTTTGAATACTCAGGACCCCCTCCATCAGCCATGATGAATCTAGAGAAGAAGCCAGCTAAATCTATCCTAAAAGCAAGCAAGCTTTCTGACACAGACTACCAACCCATCCTATCCAGCTATAGCCATAGGACACAGGAATTTGGTGTGAAGTCTGCCTTCCCTCCAGCAATGAGGGCTCTACTGGACCCGAGTGAGAGTTGTGaccatctctcctcttctcctggcctgtatGGTGCCTATAACCTAAGAGGGAATGAGTCTGGGTCAGACCGATCACCATCCCCGAGTAAGAAtgattcctttttctctcctgactccaaccaCAGTAGCCTTTCTCAGTCTGCCACTGCACATCTCGGCTTACCCCAGAAACAGTACCCAGACTCTCCTCACTCAATCCCACACCgctcccttttctctccacaGAGCACCCTTGCCACTCCCACAGGCCGGGCACCCACTTCAGGCGTGGAAAAGGTCTTGGCCTCCTCCATTTCTACCACTTCGACAATTGAGTTTAAGAATATGCTCAAAAATGCCTCACGAAAGCCCTCCGATGATAAGCATTTTGGCCAGGCCCCCAGCAAGGGTAGCACAAGTGATGGGGTCAGCCTCGCCAGCCTCGTCCAGCCCAGCTTGAGTTCCAGtgatcagcagcagcagcagcagccagagGAGCACTACCGCATAGAAACACGAGTCTCCTCTTCCTGCTTAGATTTACCTGATAGTACTGAGGAGAAAGGGGCCCCCATAGAAACCTTGGGTTACCATAATGCTTCCAACAGGAGGATGTCAGGGGAGCCCATCCAGACAGTAGAGTCCATCCGGGTGCTGGGGAAAGGGACTAGAGGACATGGGCGTGAGCCTTCCAGGGTGGGTTGGTTTGAGCTGAGCCCCTCAGGCAGCTCCTTCGACAATGGCCCCTCGAGTGCCTCAGAGCTGCCCCTcgggggtgggagtggagggggGCTTTCTGGCTTCAAAACAGCGGCCTACAAGGAGCGGGCACCCTCATTTCAGGAAAATGTCAGCTTTCGTTCCAGCAACTTCAACTCTACTTTTGAAcaccatctcccccctccccccttggaGCATGGGGCACCTTTCCAGAGAGAGCCTATGGGGCCGTCATCTGCCCCACCTGTTCCTTCTAAGGAGCATGGAGGGCTCTTCTCTCGGGATACTCCCAGCCACCTGGCTTCTGTGGATCTTTCGAACCCCTTCTCAAAGGAAGCAGCCCTAGCCCATGgtgccccaccccctcctcctgggGATCATGGTGGGGTTCCCTTCTCCACTCCACCTCCTCCGCCACCCCCTGGGGAGcacagcagcagtggtggcagtggCGTCCCTTTTTCtaaccctccccctcctcctccccctgttGACCACTCAGGAGTGGTCTCCTTCCAAGCCCCACCTTTGGCAGAGCACAGTGGAGTGCCGGGGCCTGTCGCAGTGTTCTCCAAGGAGCATAGCTCCCTCCTCCAAGGGAATCTGGCTGAGCATTTTGGAGTGCTCCCAGGACCCCGGGACCCCACACAGAGGGACCTCAATGGCCCTGGCCTCAGCCGTGTTCGTGAGGGCCTAAGCCTGCCCACACATTCTCGGGAGCACCTAGGCCCAACCCACGGAGGAGGTGGggggggcagcagcagcagtggcccTGCCTTGGGTCCCCCACACAGAGACACCATCAGCCGGAGTGGAATGATCTTACGGAACCCCCGGCCAGACTTTCGGCCTAGGGAATCTTTTCTCAACAGAGACCCATTTCACAGCTTAAAGAGGCCCAGGCCACCTTTTACTAGGGGCCCTCCGTTCTTTGCACCAAAACGCCCATTCTTCCCTCCCAGGTACTGA